In Rahnella aquatilis CIP 78.65 = ATCC 33071, one DNA window encodes the following:
- a CDS encoding glucan biosynthesis protein D has product MERRAFIKASMAFAAWCGVPAMSTLFTRSAEAAEANVADGGELPFDFNALKKMAKDLADKPYGGAPQPLPKTLAELTPQAYNAIQYDHAHSLWNGLPDRQLDVELFHVGMGFKRRVRMYSVDPVKHVAREIHFRPELFNYHDAGVDTKQLEGFSNLGFAGFKVNKAPELTRRDVVSFLGASYFRAVDDTYQYGLSARGVAVDTFTDQPEEFPDFTAFWFDTPKPGDTTFTVYALLDGMSITGAYKFVIHCEPTRVVMEIENHLHAREDIKQLGISPMTSMFSCGTSERGRCDTIHPQIHDSDRLEMWTGSGEWICRPLNNPQRLQFNAFSDNSPKGFGLLQLDHDFDNYQDVIGWYNKRPSLWVEPVGDWGKGAVNLMEIPTTGETLDNVVCFWQPENPVKSGAEFNFSYKLYWSSEPPHRSPLANVLATRTGMGGFPEGWAPGENYPQVWARRFAIDFIGGELKAFADKGIEPVINVSAGKIKNIEILYVQPFDGYRILFDWYPDSDSVAPVELRMFLRNGQTALSETWLYQYFPPAPDKRKYIDDRQMTK; this is encoded by the coding sequence ATGGAACGAAGAGCATTTATTAAAGCATCTATGGCATTCGCCGCCTGGTGTGGTGTGCCGGCTATGTCCACACTGTTCACCCGTTCCGCTGAGGCGGCAGAGGCGAATGTGGCAGACGGCGGCGAATTGCCATTTGATTTCAACGCGCTGAAGAAGATGGCGAAAGATTTAGCGGATAAGCCGTATGGTGGCGCGCCGCAGCCTTTGCCGAAGACGCTGGCTGAACTCACGCCGCAGGCCTACAACGCGATTCAGTATGATCACGCACATTCGCTGTGGAATGGTCTGCCTGACCGGCAGCTTGATGTGGAGTTGTTCCACGTCGGCATGGGCTTCAAACGCCGCGTGCGCATGTATTCCGTGGACCCGGTGAAACATGTGGCGCGCGAAATCCATTTCCGCCCTGAATTGTTCAATTATCACGACGCAGGTGTTGATACCAAACAGCTTGAAGGTTTCTCAAATCTTGGTTTCGCCGGTTTTAAAGTCAATAAAGCCCCTGAGCTGACGCGCCGTGACGTGGTTTCTTTCCTCGGGGCCAGCTATTTCCGTGCGGTGGATGACACCTACCAGTATGGCCTGTCAGCGCGTGGCGTGGCAGTCGATACCTTTACCGATCAGCCGGAAGAATTCCCTGATTTCACCGCGTTCTGGTTTGATACGCCAAAACCGGGCGACACCACGTTTACGGTTTACGCTTTGCTGGACGGCATGAGCATTACCGGCGCGTATAAATTTGTCATCCACTGCGAACCGACCCGCGTGGTGATGGAAATTGAAAACCATCTGCATGCCCGGGAAGATATCAAACAACTGGGCATCTCTCCGATGACCAGTATGTTCAGTTGCGGCACCAGTGAACGGGGTCGTTGCGACACCATCCACCCGCAAATCCACGACTCTGACCGCCTGGAAATGTGGACCGGCAGCGGCGAATGGATTTGTCGCCCGCTGAACAATCCGCAGCGATTGCAGTTCAACGCCTTCAGCGACAACAGCCCGAAAGGGTTTGGTCTGTTACAGCTCGACCATGACTTTGACAACTATCAGGACGTGATTGGCTGGTACAACAAGCGTCCGAGCCTGTGGGTGGAACCGGTCGGAGACTGGGGGAAGGGTGCCGTCAATCTGATGGAGATCCCCACCACCGGCGAAACGCTGGATAACGTGGTGTGCTTCTGGCAGCCTGAAAATCCGGTGAAATCCGGTGCTGAATTTAATTTCAGCTACAAACTGTACTGGAGTTCTGAACCTCCTCACCGCAGCCCGCTGGCGAACGTACTGGCGACCCGTACCGGTATGGGCGGCTTCCCGGAAGGCTGGGCACCGGGTGAGAACTATCCGCAAGTCTGGGCGCGCCGTTTCGCTATCGATTTCATTGGCGGTGAGCTGAAAGCTTTTGCGGATAAAGGCATCGAGCCGGTGATTAACGTCTCGGCGGGTAAAATCAAAAATATCGAAATTCTGTATGTGCAGCCGTTCGACGGTTACCGCATCCTGTTCGACTGGTATCCGGACAGTGATTCAGTCGCACCGGTCGAGCTGCGTATGTTCCTGCGCAACGGCCAGACTGCGCTGTCTGAAACCTGGCTGTATCAGTATTTCCCGCCAGCGCCGGATAAACGCAAGTACATTGATGACCGTCAGATGACGAAGTAG
- a CDS encoding CoA transferase, translating to MSDEQIQVKTRELYAQLTGKISLPCTLHVSGTGNLASYYPVTPLVAASVALAGITVSQLLALRNGKHDTVTVDRRLASLWCKTSIRPDGWDIPPAWDSLAGDYATADGWIRLHTNAPVHRKAVETLLGKAENREALALRVLMWKKAELEQALVQAGGCAAQMLSPQEWQQHVQGKSLIAEPLFQHSLSVKAAPPQWELSPQRPLAGVKVLDLTRIIAGPVATRFLAGLGADVLRIDPFGWDEPSQEADVTPGKHCTRLNLHNPQDRHRFEELLRDADVIVHGYRAGALHKLGYGSEQRRTIAPGLVDVCLNAYGWNGPWRERRGFDSLVQMSCGIAEQGMQKSGSQKPVPLPVQALDHATGYLMAAAVLQGLAQRVETGQGSETRLSLARTARELMENNPQADNEPPIGSTGQADYSVEPEHTVWGTGWRLRPPVWLENSRLVWEFPASPLGSAPAIWR from the coding sequence ATGTCCGATGAACAGATTCAGGTGAAAACGCGTGAGCTGTACGCGCAGTTAACGGGCAAAATTTCACTCCCCTGCACGCTGCATGTCAGCGGTACGGGCAATCTTGCGTCTTATTATCCGGTAACCCCGCTGGTTGCCGCCTCTGTCGCGCTGGCGGGTATCACGGTTTCGCAACTGCTTGCGTTAAGAAACGGCAAACACGATACGGTGACCGTGGATCGCCGTCTGGCCTCGTTGTGGTGTAAGACCAGTATCCGGCCTGACGGCTGGGATATACCGCCAGCGTGGGACAGTCTGGCCGGTGATTATGCTACGGCGGACGGCTGGATCCGTTTGCATACCAATGCCCCCGTGCATCGCAAAGCCGTCGAAACGCTGCTCGGCAAAGCGGAGAACCGGGAGGCGCTGGCGTTGCGGGTGTTGATGTGGAAAAAAGCAGAACTGGAACAAGCCTTGGTACAGGCGGGTGGATGTGCCGCACAGATGCTCAGCCCGCAAGAATGGCAACAGCATGTCCAGGGAAAATCGCTGATCGCGGAACCCCTTTTTCAGCATTCGTTATCCGTAAAAGCGGCACCGCCACAATGGGAATTATCCCCGCAACGCCCGCTGGCAGGTGTGAAAGTACTCGATCTGACGCGGATTATCGCCGGACCGGTGGCAACGCGTTTTCTCGCAGGGCTCGGTGCGGATGTGTTACGTATCGATCCTTTCGGCTGGGATGAGCCCAGTCAGGAAGCAGATGTCACGCCAGGTAAACACTGCACACGGCTGAACCTGCATAACCCGCAGGACAGGCACCGTTTCGAAGAATTGCTGCGGGACGCGGATGTGATCGTTCATGGTTATCGCGCTGGCGCGCTGCACAAACTGGGGTACGGCAGTGAGCAACGTCGTACGATTGCGCCGGGGCTGGTGGATGTGTGCCTGAATGCCTATGGCTGGAACGGGCCGTGGCGCGAACGGCGCGGGTTCGACAGTCTGGTGCAAATGAGCTGCGGGATTGCCGAACAGGGAATGCAGAAGTCAGGCAGCCAGAAACCCGTCCCGTTGCCGGTTCAGGCGCTGGATCACGCCACCGGTTATCTGATGGCGGCAGCCGTGCTTCAGGGGCTGGCGCAGCGCGTGGAAACCGGTCAGGGCAGCGAAACGCGGTTGTCGCTGGCGCGCACGGCCCGCGAGCTGATGGAAAATAACCCGCAAGCGGACAACGAACCGCCGATCGGTTCCACCGGACAGGCCGATTATTCTGTGGAACCGGAACACACGGTCTGGGGAACCGGCTGGCGTTTACGGCCTCCGGTCTGGCTGGAGAATTCCCGGCTGGTGTGGGAATTCCCTGCTTCACCGCTCGGTTCCGCACCCGCTATCTGGCGTTAA
- a CDS encoding AraC family transcriptional regulator — protein sequence MPVSDYLERIALNERQVSFNRMNRGSANYFHWHQCLELLFVSQGYGIVIVDNQQYTLRPGRLFVFPPFKLHKVFVEAGEKNLYLRTTIHLDHQLLDGCLQSFPQRRARFASLWNADRAAHIYDLSEYASHIEVILEQFNQLSEAQADQWEEITLLILQLMAFMPAEDALPKTVSRTTASKVMQWIEENYVQKFSLAELSAAIGLSESYISRVFRQETGGSIQDYLATRRVKRACELLRSTDRSVEEIGLQCGFTDAPYFITRFKKMIGKTPLQYRKAAFSLTI from the coding sequence ATGCCGGTATCTGATTATCTGGAACGCATTGCCCTTAATGAACGTCAGGTTTCTTTTAACCGGATGAACCGCGGAAGTGCTAATTATTTCCACTGGCATCAGTGTCTGGAATTACTTTTCGTCAGTCAGGGTTACGGCATTGTCATCGTGGACAATCAGCAATACACGCTGCGCCCCGGGCGGCTATTTGTCTTTCCGCCTTTTAAACTGCACAAAGTATTTGTCGAGGCCGGTGAAAAGAACCTGTATTTGCGTACCACCATCCATCTGGATCACCAGTTGCTGGATGGCTGCCTGCAATCATTTCCGCAACGCCGGGCGCGGTTCGCCAGCTTGTGGAATGCCGACCGTGCCGCACACATTTATGATCTCAGCGAATACGCCAGTCATATCGAAGTCATTCTCGAACAGTTCAATCAGTTATCCGAAGCGCAGGCCGATCAGTGGGAAGAAATCACCCTGCTGATTTTGCAACTGATGGCATTTATGCCTGCAGAAGACGCATTGCCTAAAACCGTCAGCCGGACCACTGCCTCTAAAGTGATGCAGTGGATTGAAGAAAATTATGTGCAGAAGTTTTCTCTGGCGGAACTCTCGGCGGCCATCGGGCTGTCAGAAAGTTATATCTCGCGGGTTTTCAGGCAGGAAACCGGTGGTTCAATTCAGGATTACCTCGCCACGCGGCGGGTTAAACGGGCATGTGAGTTACTGCGCTCCACCGACCGTTCGGTTGAAGAGATCGGACTGCAATGCGGATTTACTGACGCGCCGTATTTCATTACCCGTTTTAAAAAGATGATCGGTAAAACGCCGTTGCAGTATCGCAAGGCGGCGTTTTCTCTGACGATTTAA